DNA sequence from the Dehalococcoidia bacterium genome:
ACAAGCGCTCCATCTGCCTCAACCTCAAGGATGAGCGGGCGCGTCACGTCTTCTATCGTCTGGTGGAGAGGGCCGACGTGGTGGTGGAAGGGTTCCGGCCAGGGGTGGTGAAGCGGCTGGGGGTGGACTACGAGACCCTGCGGGCCCTCAACCCCCGTCTCATCTACTGCTCCCTCTCCGGATATGGGCAATACGGCCCCTACGCCGACATAGTGGGCCACGACATCAACTACATAAGCGTGGGTGGGGCCCTGGGCCTCACAGGCTGGCCTGGGCAGCCCCCAGCCATCCCCATGAACATCATCGCCGACTTCGCCGGCGGCGGCCTCTATGCTGCCTTCGCCATCTGCCTGGCCCTCCTGGCCAGGGAGCGCACCGGCCGCGGCCAATACATCGACGTGGCCATGAGCGACGGGGTCACTACCCTCCTTAGCTGGATCGCCGCCCGTTATTGGGCCCAGGGCTATGTGCCCCTGCCCGGCCAGGACACCCTCAACGGCGCTGCCCCCTTCTACAACGTTTACCAGTGTGCCGATGGGCGTTATCTCAGCATCGGCTGTCTGGAGCCGTACTTCTGGGAAGCCCTCTGCCGCGCCCTGGGGCTAGAGGAGTTCATACCTCACCAGTGGAATAGGGAGCGGTATCCGGAGATGATGGAGACCTTGCGCCGCCGCTTCCGGGAGAAGTCACGGGACCAGTGGTTCCAGGAACTACGCCAGTATGACATCTGCGTCGCCCCCGTCTATACCTTGGACGAGGTGTTCCGCGATCCCCACGTCCTGGCGCGGGGGATGGTGGTGGAGGTGGACGACCCCGAGGTGGGCAAGGTGCGGCAGGTGGGCATCGGGGCCAAGCTATCGGACACGCCAGGATCCGTTCGCCATACCCAGCCCCGGCGGGGCCAACACACCGAGGAGGTGCTGCGGGAGCTAGGCCTCTCCCCCGAGGAGATAGCCGCCCTGCGACGGGAGGGGGCCATCGCTTAAGGCCATGCGCGTGGGCGAGTTCCTGAGCTTGGTGCGGGAGGAGCTCCCCCGCCAGCTGCCCTCTGAGCTACGGTCATTCCGATGGCGTCAGGCGCCCGCCCTGCTGCAGGTCTACTATTGGTATCCCGCCGTGCACTACGAGCTATGGCTACAGCGGTCAAGGAGCGTGGTGGAGGTGGGACTCCACTTCGAGGGGGAGAGGGAGCATAACCACCTGTGGGCGCGGGCCCTTGCTGAGAACATGGCCTTAGTCCTGGCCTCCTTACCCAGGGCCGCCGACCTGGAGGAGTGGACGGGGTGGTGGACGCGCCTGCACTATGTCCTTCCCTGGGAGCCCCTGGACGAGAGGACGGCACATCGGCTGGCCGGCCACCTAGCATCCTTCATCGTCGCCCTGCAGCCGCTGCTGGAGGAGTTGCGCCATCGCTACTCCATCCCTGCCAGCTCCCTGACGAGCCCACCTCGGCCCCGGGCGCGCCGTGCGAGGGCCATGCCTTGACAAGGGGTCACGGCGCCCTATAGTGAAAGTGCGCTGATCCCGCAGCGTAGGAGGTGAGGGAGGATGGCCCAGAAGGAGAGGGTGGGGCTCCTACAGAAGGTGCATGACGCCATATGCCCCTTCCATCGCATCAAGGCCCTCAACCGTCTGGAGAGCTACTGTCCTTTGGGCCAGATGGCCCGCCGCACTGGGGCCAAGAGGGGCTAGGCCGGCTCCTGGCCTATGATGGCCACCATGCCGAGGGCGCCGGCGGCGTCCCCTAGGCGGGCCCGCAGGAGGCGTAGTCCTCGCCTTATCTGGGGCATGGCGGTGGTCATAAGGGTGCGCCTGGCCGGCCGCCAGAAGAGGGGGCCGGCCCTGGTCACCCCACCTCCCACCACTATGACGTCAGGGTCGAAGGCGTTAGCGTAGCTCGCTAGGGCCAGCCCAAGAAGCCTGCCCACCTCCTCAAGGAGGGCTTGACAGTCCCTGTCGCCGGCCTTAGCCGCCTTGGCCACCAGGGCGGCCGTTACCTCTTGCCCCTCGGCCATTTCGGTAAGGACGGGAGCACGGCCTTGCCCCATTAGCTCCCGGGCGCGCCTGGCGATGGCCGTGCCCGATGCTAACGCCTCAACACATCCACGGGCCCCGCATCCGCACAGGGGGCCATCCACCTGGAGGATGATGTGCCCCAGCTCCCCCGCCGCCCCTCCCTTGCCCCGGTAGGGCTTCCCGTCTACGATGATGCCCCCACCGATGCCGGTGCTGACGGTGACATAGACCATGTGCCTCGCCCCACGGCCGGCACCGAAGATGTGCTCCCCCACCGCCGCAGCCGTGGCATCGTTCTCCAGCACCACAGGCAGGCCCAGCCTCTCCTCCATGAGGCGCCTCAAGGGCAACGCCCCCCATCCGGGGAGGTTGGGGGGATGGCGCACCACCCCTGCCGCCAGGTCGATGGGCCCTGGGGAGGCGATGCCCACCGCCCCCAGCTCCCTTAGGCTAAGATGGGCACGCCGCAGGGAGGCCCGCAGGGAGCTCTCCAACTGGGCGAGGACAGCCCGCGGGCCGCGGGAGGCAAAGGTGGGTCGACGGTCCTTGCCCAGGATGCGACCCTCAGGGGTGGCCACCAGGGAGAAGACCTTGGTGGCCCCCAGGTCGATGGCCCCCAAATAAGATGGGCCCCCCACCTTCAGCCCTCATCTGCCCGGTGGGGGGCCCGGAGGCCTACGCCGGCCTCAGTACTCGTGCTCGTGACGCTCCTCCTTCTTCTTCTCCGGCACCTCAGCCACCAGGCAGTTGGTGGTGAGCACCATGGCGGCGATGGAGACGGCGTTCTCCAGGGCGGAGCGGGTCACCTTGGCAGGGTCGATGATCCCCTTCGCCACCATGTCGCCGAACTCGTCCAGCTGGGCATCGTAGCCGTGGCCCTTGGGCAGGGCCTTGATCTTCTGGACGATGACGGAGCCATCCTGGCCGGCGTTGATGGCGATGCGGCGCGCTGGCTCCTCAAGGGCTCGCCGCAGGATGTTGACCCCGGTCATCTCGTCAGGGTCCTCCAGCTGGAGGTCCTTGAGGCTCTCCAGGGCGTTGATATAAGTGACGCCGCCGCCAGGGACGATGCCCTCCTCCACCGCCGCCCGGGTGGCTTGCACGGCGTCCTCCACCCGGTGCTTCTTCTCCTTAAGCTCCGTCTCCGTGGCTGCCCCCACCTTGATAACAGCCACGCTCCCCGAGAGCTTGCCCAGCCGCTCCTGGAGCTTCTCCCGATCCCAGTCGGAGGTGGCCTCCTCCAGGGCAGCCTTTACGGCCTTGATACGCTCCTGGATCTTCTGGGGGTCGCCGCGACCCTCGATGATGGTGGTCTCCTCCTTGGTCACCACCACCTTGCGGGCCCGGCCGAAATCGGACAGCTGGACCTGGTCCAGGCGGCGGCCCAGCTCCTCCGAGATGACCTGGCCGCCAGTGATGGTGGCGATGTCCCCCAGGTTGTCCTTGCGCCGCTCGCCAAAGCCCGGGGCCTTGACGGCGCAGGCGTTAAGGGTGCCCCGCAGCTTGTTGACCACCAGAGTGGCCAGGGCCTCTCCCTCCATGTCATCGCAGATGATGAGGATGTTCTTCGACCCCGCCTGCAGCACCCGCTCCAGGGCAGGCAGGATGTCGTTCACCGAGGAGAGCTTCTTGTCGGTGATGAGGATGTAGGGCTCCTCTATGACGCACTCCATGCGCTCGGGGTTGGTGATGAAGTAGGGGGAAATGTAGCCGCGGTCGAAGTTCATCCCCTCGACGTACTCCACCTCTGTCTTGATACCCTTGGCCTCCTCCACGGTGATGACCCCGTCCTTGCCCACCTTCTCCATCACCTCCCCCACCAGCTCGCCGATGGCGGGGTCGTTGTTGGCGGAGATGGCCGCCACCTGGGACATCTGCTGGCGGGTGGTGACGGGGATGCTGTTGGCCTTGATGTAGTCCACCACCCGCTGGCAGGCCTTCTCGATGCCTCGCTTGAGGGCCATGGGGTTGGCCCCCGCAGCTACGTTCTTCAGCCCCTCGTGTACGATGGCCTGGGCCAGCACGGTGGCCGTGGTGGTGCCGTCGCCGGCGATGTCGTTGGTCTTAGAGGCCACCTCCTTGGCCAGTTGGGCGCCTATGTTCTCAAAGGGGTCCTCCAGCTCGATGTCCTTGGCGATGGTCACGCCATCGTTGGTGATGGTGGGGGAACCGAACTTCTTCTCCAGCACCACATTGCGGCCTTTGGGGCCCAGGGTGATCTTCACCGCGTCGGCCAGGGCATCGATGCCGTTCTTAAGGGCCTGACGCGCCGCTTCGTCGAACAAAAGCTGCTTGGCCATGTTCCCCTCCCTCCTCGTCCTCTGGTGCGATTTAGCACTCCTTGGGTTCGAGTGCTAACCTCATGGCCTATGATGCGGCGAGCAGGGGTGGAGATGCAAGGGGCGAAAAAGGAGGTTTTTCGGCCCTTAAGGGCCAAAATAGGAGTATGGAGGAGGTAACGTGTGTCTACCTCACCCAGCGACGCCCATTAGTTCAGTATTCCCAGGCTATGTCCCCGGAAGAGGGAGGGGAAACGGGAGGGATCCACCTTAAGGAGGGCAGCGTAGCGGCGCGCCTTCTCCAGGTAGCGGGCATCACCTGTGTGGCGCCACTGGTTGAAGGCGTCCAGCATCTTATCAGCGATGAGGTTCATGTCCAGCCCCATGATATAGCGCTGGGAGATGTCGTTGAGGGCGGCCATGTACAACTCGAAGTGGCGGGAGAGCTTGAGGAGCACGGGGCGCAGCTGGGTGAGGTGGGCCAGCTCATGATCGGCGGCCAGCCGGTAACAGGCCTTGCCGGTGGTGATGTAATAGGAGGCGTCCAGGGGGCGGGAAAGCCCCAGGCGGCCCAGGCGGGGGCGGCGGAAGCTCTGGGGGAAGATGCCTGTGAGGAAGAGGGCGTTATCGCCGTAGCGGCGGCAGGCCTCGAACAGGTTCTGAAAGCGGCGGAACCCTTGCTGCATCTCCTCCAATAGATGGGAGAAGTAAAAGAGTTGTCGTCTTCCCCCTGGCCCTAAGAAGGGGAAGAGCTCACGGGTATAGAGATAGCGGGTAAGCATATCCCCCAGATAGGTGATGACCTCGGCGTCGGTGCTGGCTCGGTCCACATAGAGGGCCTTTATGACCAGGAGGTGGAAGAGGCTGCGCAAAGGGACTTGCACGACGACGTCGATATCGTCGTACAAGGAGCTTATGAGCTCCTCCACGCGGCGGCGGAAGGCGAGGTCGGCAGCGTTCTGCCCGTGGTGGAGGCGGATGTGGGCCTCCAGCTCCTCCACCGCCTGGGCGAAGGAGGACAGCAAAGGTCCCACCCCTCCGGTATGGAAGATGATGCCGCACCGGCACCGCTCTGTCAAGGATCCCCCCGTTTCCCCTCTGCGGCTGGGCAGCTATAATGAAAGATTGAGCCCTTTATCTTCCGCACACCTTGTAAGGCAGGAGGGATGGGCCGTGCCTATCTACGAGTACCTCTGTAGCCAAGGACACCGCTACGAGCGGTGGGAGAGCTTCAGCGCTCCGGCAGAGCAGGAGTGTCCCCACTGCGGGGGGCAGGCGCGTCGCCTCTTCAGCCCCCCAGCCATCATCTTCAAGGGTCCCGGCTTCTACAGCACCGATAACCGGCGGGACGGCGGCCGCGCGGAGGAGAGGGGCCAGGAGAAAGAAGAGGCCAAGACTGAGGAATAGGCCCCCATGCGGGCCGTCCTGCAGCGGGTGGCGTGCGCCTCGGTGGAGGTGGAGGGGGAGAGAGTAGCGGCCATCGGCCGTGGCCTCCTCATCCTCCTGGGGGTGGCCAGGGGCGACACCGAGGCAGAGGCCCGCAAGCTGGCCCAAAAGGCAGCCGAGTTGCGCATCTTCCCCGACCAGGAGGGGAAGTTCAACCTCTCCCTCCTGGACATAGATGGGGAGGCCTTGGTGGTGAGTCAATTCACCCTGCTGGCCGATGTGCGCCGCGGGCGCCGCCCCAGCTTCCAGGAGGCGGCGCCCCCAGAGGAAGCCGCCCCCCTGGTGGAGACCTTCGCCCGCCACCTGCAGGAGCTGGGGGTCCCCACCCAGATGGGGCGGTTCGGGGCCTACATGCGGGTGGAGCTGGTAAACGATGGGCCAGTGACCATCGTCCTGGACTCCCAGGAGCTGGAGCGGCCGCGCCGATGGCGACCCAGGCCACCCAATACGGAGGACCTGGGCTGACCGTCTTACCCCTTACTCATCTCGAGGAACCTCTGGGCCACCCGGCGGAAGGTATCGTAGTCCTGGGCCCCGACTAGGGCGAAGCCCGAGTCACCAAATAGGAAAGTGGGGACGCCAGCGATGCCCTGCCCCCTGGCCCAGTCCTGCTTCTCCTCCACCAACCGATGGTAACGGCCCTCCTCCAGGGCGCGGGCCAGGGCGGCGCCGTCCAGCCCCAACCCTTGGGCGATGGCCACCACCACCTCTAGCCGCCCTATGTCCTCCCCCCGCCCCCAGTAGGCCTCGTAGAGGGCCCGGTGCATGGGCCAACCCTTCCCCACCTCCATGGCGAACTGCACCGCCTCATGGGCCAGACGGGTGTTGGGCATCCAGACGGGAGGGACGAAGGGGAGACCTTCGCTGGCAGCCTCCATCTGCAGGCGTAGGTTGTGGGCCTCGGGATAGCGCCGGCCCAGGGCCACCTCCCTAGGCAATCCGTCAGGCGGGAGATGGGGCATAAGCTCGTAGGGCCAGGGCTCCAGCTCCAGCCCCAGCTCCTGGGCCAGCCGCTGGGCACGGGCGGAGCCGATGTAGCACCACGGGCAGATATAATCGGACACTACGCGCACCCTCATGACGTCCCCCCTGCCCTGGCGGGGCGAGCTGGCCCGGCCACCCCGGGGCACGGGCGTCCAGCACCTTCCCCCCTCCAGGCCCACATACCTCTCCAGGTCACCCTCACCGAAACCCACCGACCAAGAGTCCACGCCGCCATTATACTGCAGACGGGCGCATTGCCCCCGCTCCACCTCTATAGTAGAATCATGTCAAAGTGGGGATGCCGAGGTGAGGCCTTTTGCCTATTTTGCCCCCGCCACCTTGGATGAGGCCCTGGAGACCTTCCGCCGCGAAGGGGAAGGTGGGCGACCTCTGGCCGGGGGCACCGACTTAGTGGTCCAGCTGAAGGAAGGAGGCCACAAGTTCCCCTACCCGCGCTACCTGGTATCGGTGCGCCGCCTGCCTGAGCTTCGCATCACCGAGTGGCGAGATGGTGAAGGCCTGCGCTTGGGGGCAGCGGTGACCATGGCCGAGGTTTGCCGTCACCCTCTGGTGCAGGAGAAGTACTCGGTGCTGGTGGACGGCGCCTCCCTGGTGGGGTCGTGGCAGACGATGAACATGGCCACCGTGGGGGGCAATGTGTGCAATGCCGCCCCCTCCGCCGATACGGCATCACCCCTCCTCGTCCTAGGGGCCAAGGCCCACATCGTCGGCCTGGGGGGAGAGAGGGTGGTGCCACTGGAGGAGTTCTTCCTGGGGCCGGGCAGAACGGTGCTAAGCCATGGGGACATCTTGGTGGAGCTCCTGATCCCTCCCCCGCCTCCGCGCTGCGGGGCGGCATATGCCCGCCACACCCCCCGTGCCCGCATGGACATCGCCGTGGTGGGGGTGGCAGCCCTCCTATCCCTGGACGAGGCAGGGAGGGTAGCGGAGGCGCGCATCGCCCTGGGTGCTGTGGCCCCCACGCCCATCCGGGCGCGGCGAGCGGAGGCCGCCCTTGTGGGCCGCCTCCCCACTGACGAGGTGCTAGAGGAGGCCGCCCGCCTGGCCCGGGAGGAGTGCTCCCCCATCTCTGATGTGCGCGGGTCGGCCGCCTTCCGGCGCTACCTGGTGGGGGCCATGACCAAGAGAATGCTACAAGAGGCCCTGGCTCGAGCAGGAGGTTGAGGAGGATGCCCAAGCGCCTCATCAGACTCACCGTCAACGGTCGGGAGCACGAGGTGGCCGTGGAGCCGTGGTGGACCCTCCTCT
Encoded proteins:
- a CDS encoding FmdB family zinc ribbon protein, with amino-acid sequence MPIYEYLCSQGHRYERWESFSAPAEQECPHCGGQARRLFSPPAIIFKGPGFYSTDNRRDGGRAEERGQEKEEAKTEE
- the dtd gene encoding D-aminoacyl-tRNA deacylase — translated: MRAVLQRVACASVEVEGERVAAIGRGLLILLGVARGDTEAEARKLAQKAAELRIFPDQEGKFNLSLLDIDGEALVVSQFTLLADVRRGRRPSFQEAAPPEEAAPLVETFARHLQELGVPTQMGRFGAYMRVELVNDGPVTIVLDSQELERPRRWRPRPPNTEDLG
- the groL gene encoding chaperonin GroEL (60 kDa chaperone family; promotes refolding of misfolded polypeptides especially under stressful conditions; forms two stacked rings of heptamers to form a barrel-shaped 14mer; ends can be capped by GroES; misfolded proteins enter the barrel where they are refolded when GroES binds), whose translation is MAKQLLFDEAARQALKNGIDALADAVKITLGPKGRNVVLEKKFGSPTITNDGVTIAKDIELEDPFENIGAQLAKEVASKTNDIAGDGTTTATVLAQAIVHEGLKNVAAGANPMALKRGIEKACQRVVDYIKANSIPVTTRQQMSQVAAISANNDPAIGELVGEVMEKVGKDGVITVEEAKGIKTEVEYVEGMNFDRGYISPYFITNPERMECVIEEPYILITDKKLSSVNDILPALERVLQAGSKNILIICDDMEGEALATLVVNKLRGTLNACAVKAPGFGERRKDNLGDIATITGGQVISEELGRRLDQVQLSDFGRARKVVVTKEETTIIEGRGDPQKIQERIKAVKAALEEATSDWDREKLQERLGKLSGSVAVIKVGAATETELKEKKHRVEDAVQATRAAVEEGIVPGGGVTYINALESLKDLQLEDPDEMTGVNILRRALEEPARRIAINAGQDGSVIVQKIKALPKGHGYDAQLDEFGDMVAKGIIDPAKVTRSALENAVSIAAMVLTTNCLVAEVPEKKKEERHEHEY
- a CDS encoding CoA transferase, translating into MMALQGIRVIDLSRLAPGPFCTMLLADYGADVIVVEAPPGAARIAEEEPSPQARAFNPLGRNKRSICLNLKDERARHVFYRLVERADVVVEGFRPGVVKRLGVDYETLRALNPRLIYCSLSGYGQYGPYADIVGHDINYISVGGALGLTGWPGQPPAIPMNIIADFAGGGLYAAFAICLALLARERTGRGQYIDVAMSDGVTTLLSWIAARYWAQGYVPLPGQDTLNGAAPFYNVYQCADGRYLSIGCLEPYFWEALCRALGLEEFIPHQWNRERYPEMMETLRRRFREKSRDQWFQELRQYDICVAPVYTLDEVFRDPHVLARGMVVEVDDPEVGKVRQVGIGAKLSDTPGSVRHTQPRRGQHTEEVLRELGLSPEEIAALRREGAIA
- a CDS encoding xanthine dehydrogenase family protein subunit M, yielding MRPFAYFAPATLDEALETFRREGEGGRPLAGGTDLVVQLKEGGHKFPYPRYLVSVRRLPELRITEWRDGEGLRLGAAVTMAEVCRHPLVQEKYSVLVDGASLVGSWQTMNMATVGGNVCNAAPSADTASPLLVLGAKAHIVGLGGERVVPLEEFFLGPGRTVLSHGDILVELLIPPPPPRCGAAYARHTPRARMDIAVVGVAALLSLDEAGRVAEARIALGAVAPTPIRARRAEAALVGRLPTDEVLEEAARLAREECSPISDVRGSAAFRRYLVGAMTKRMLQEALARAGG
- a CDS encoding DsbA family oxidoreductase — encoded protein: MGFGEGDLERYVGLEGGRCWTPVPRGGRASSPRQGRGDVMRVRVVSDYICPWCYIGSARAQRLAQELGLELEPWPYELMPHLPPDGLPREVALGRRYPEAHNLRLQMEAASEGLPFVPPVWMPNTRLAHEAVQFAMEVGKGWPMHRALYEAYWGRGEDIGRLEVVVAIAQGLGLDGAALARALEEGRYHRLVEEKQDWARGQGIAGVPTFLFGDSGFALVGAQDYDTFRRVAQRFLEMSKG
- a CDS encoding ROK family protein, coding for MGGPSYLGAIDLGATKVFSLVATPEGRILGKDRRPTFASRGPRAVLAQLESSLRASLRRAHLSLRELGAVGIASPGPIDLAAGVVRHPPNLPGWGALPLRRLMEERLGLPVVLENDATAAAVGEHIFGAGRGARHMVYVTVSTGIGGGIIVDGKPYRGKGGAAGELGHIILQVDGPLCGCGARGCVEALASGTAIARRARELMGQGRAPVLTEMAEGQEVTAALVAKAAKAGDRDCQALLEEVGRLLGLALASYANAFDPDVIVVGGGVTRAGPLFWRPARRTLMTTAMPQIRRGLRLLRARLGDAAGALGMVAIIGQEPA